A window from Candidatus Nitrosotenuis uzonensis encodes these proteins:
- a CDS encoding sensor histidine kinase: MNKIERLETEKQRLEEQNRINRRALVTLERKLAKFEEIREQRDWLLDEMTKKISDLSRFQSELFKSERFSAIGEMSARLAHDMRNPLAIIKNTVEIAKIKHAPRIPVELQNLLATIDAASSRLVFQLDQVLNFVRISPLHCDEYSLRKILKSAIGKIVVPDDVKLHVPDKDVLVYCDAEKIEAVFTNLIMNSIQAMDNSGDVVIRFIQTSGTVCIEVEDSGPGIPDGLLEKIFEPLFTTKSRGTGLGLPTVKSIIQQHEGTINVTSNPTTFSILLPK; the protein is encoded by the coding sequence TTGAACAAGATAGAACGCTTGGAGACTGAAAAGCAGCGTTTGGAAGAACAGAATCGTATCAATCGCAGGGCACTTGTCACACTTGAAAGAAAACTTGCCAAATTCGAGGAAATAAGAGAGCAACGCGATTGGTTATTGGATGAGATGACAAAAAAAATATCTGATCTTAGTCGTTTTCAGTCAGAGCTTTTCAAATCAGAAAGGTTCTCTGCGATAGGTGAGATGTCTGCTCGCCTAGCACACGACATGCGAAATCCGTTAGCAATAATTAAAAATACCGTAGAAATTGCAAAAATAAAACATGCGCCACGTATTCCAGTCGAACTCCAAAATCTTCTTGCCACAATAGATGCTGCATCCTCCAGACTGGTTTTTCAATTAGACCAAGTTCTTAACTTTGTACGTATATCGCCATTGCACTGCGATGAGTATTCTTTACGTAAAATACTCAAATCCGCAATAGGAAAGATTGTTGTCCCAGATGATGTCAAGCTGCATGTACCGGACAAAGATGTATTGGTTTATTGTGATGCAGAAAAAATCGAAGCAGTATTTACAAATTTGATAATGAACTCCATCCAGGCGATGGACAATTCTGGCGATGTAGTGATACGGTTCATCCAAACGAGCGGCACGGTTTGCATAGAAGTAGAGGATTCAGGACCGGGGATACCGGATGGCCTTCTAGAAAAAATCTTCGAGCCACTTTTTACTACCAAGTCACGAGGAACCGGACTTGGGCTACCGACAGTCAAAAGCATAATTCAGCAGCATGAAGGAACAATAAACGTTACCAGCAACCCCACTACCTTCTCAATACTTCTTCCAAAATAA
- a CDS encoding sulfite exporter TauE/SafE family protein, with amino-acid sequence MFDIIWLIPLGFAAGVVGSIIGLGGGIIVVPVLTFLGVPHTITASSSLFAAFSNSIAASASYAKQKRVDYKIGLRLGLLSVPGTVIGALISAQVTPAFFKITFGIILIASCYYLFIKRKIEPKSSVPKYMAVASAAISFFAGILSSFFGIGGGIVFVPLMIIGLGMLVKNATATSQLILIFSSLSGLVAHTLLGHSDFEYALLLSIGAFGGGLLGARLSVELKENSIRLLICGVIVIAAIKLFLDAFNV; translated from the coding sequence GTGTTTGACATCATATGGTTGATCCCACTTGGTTTTGCTGCAGGTGTGGTTGGCTCTATAATTGGTCTTGGAGGTGGAATAATAGTCGTGCCTGTACTAACATTCCTTGGCGTTCCACATACAATTACTGCAAGCAGCAGTCTGTTTGCCGCGTTTAGTAATTCAATTGCCGCTAGTGCATCATACGCAAAGCAGAAACGAGTAGACTATAAAATTGGCCTTCGACTTGGCTTACTTTCAGTTCCGGGAACTGTAATTGGCGCATTGATTTCAGCACAGGTGACCCCAGCATTCTTTAAGATCACATTCGGGATAATACTAATCGCATCGTGCTACTATCTTTTCATAAAACGAAAGATTGAGCCCAAGTCTTCAGTCCCAAAATACATGGCAGTTGCTTCTGCTGCCATCAGCTTTTTTGCCGGAATTCTTTCAAGCTTTTTTGGTATCGGAGGAGGAATTGTGTTCGTACCTTTAATGATAATTGGACTAGGAATGCTAGTAAAAAATGCGACTGCTACATCTCAGCTAATTCTCATCTTCTCATCATTGTCTGGACTGGTAGCTCATACTCTATTGGGACATTCTGATTTTGAATATGCGTTACTCTTATCAATCGGCGCATTTGGGGGAGGTCTTCTTGGTGCACGACTCTCAGTCGAATTAAAAGAAAACAGCATAAGGCTGCTTATCTGTGGTGTTATAGTTATCGCTGCAATAAAGTTGTTCTTGGACGCATTTAACGTGTGA
- a CDS encoding SDR family oxidoreductase, translated as MLKFQNKVVLVTGSGTGIGQTVAKLFAENGASIVILGRRKEPLEETKKILEEIITRVKSGAKVWLFSGVDVSDESGVSEMFDSLKNSNVNVDVVVNNAGVSGPVTCFSNAPLEEFKSTVAIHLTGTFWTSTQALKVMKPGAKIVTISTFFTEERPFEQRPYRFRSPYTASQGAKNRLAELMSWELTDRGIVSIATNPGPVHSDRIYKTVYPKAAAEFLRTSGFEDLSPAEVDVANREIVGLLGEDEKTVKEGIMKAATSVAKIKSGDVEKISQTLGRLLSKIQEIAEKVQKNTSFMIADRQFLSQMQVAQTVMTLADDDIAKILNGKVIPGDRVFYPVKPQIATAAPVVQPNFASQVFVFAVDATDKSDVDRVLFLAQHVESNGAKAVCLVSGAMPKDQQEAISSKFHSHIVNLKNPDEIQRWLGAAKGIGKIAAVIHITGKVPENIKIVDTSRASWDALVDKFINTPATVLQSAFEMFVPGGRKDPRLYKDAFGTTVIIGPDMPTGAKISGADRARVEVFRGALRPFTTTVNQELSDVLKSKVRSFLVLPGGVDGKESDNKKIAHAINYFVTEQARSSSEVTFCVDETRE; from the coding sequence AAAATTCTTGAAGAGATAATTACAAGGGTAAAAAGCGGGGCAAAGGTATGGCTGTTCTCAGGAGTTGACGTAAGTGATGAATCCGGAGTTTCAGAAATGTTTGATTCTTTGAAAAACTCCAATGTGAACGTTGATGTGGTTGTAAACAATGCAGGTGTATCAGGGCCTGTCACATGTTTTTCAAACGCTCCACTTGAAGAATTCAAAAGTACCGTTGCAATTCATCTTACCGGAACATTCTGGACGTCAACCCAAGCTCTCAAAGTTATGAAACCTGGAGCCAAAATAGTCACGATTTCAACATTCTTTACAGAAGAAAGGCCATTTGAGCAAAGACCGTACAGGTTTCGCAGTCCATACACAGCATCACAGGGAGCAAAGAACAGGCTTGCCGAGCTAATGTCCTGGGAGCTTACGGATAGAGGAATTGTATCGATTGCTACAAACCCGGGCCCAGTGCATTCTGATCGAATTTACAAAACTGTGTATCCAAAAGCAGCTGCAGAATTTCTACGAACAAGTGGATTTGAAGATCTCTCACCTGCAGAAGTAGATGTTGCAAACAGAGAAATAGTTGGATTGCTCGGCGAGGATGAAAAAACAGTAAAGGAAGGAATAATGAAAGCTGCGACAAGTGTAGCCAAGATAAAAAGCGGCGACGTGGAGAAAATTTCTCAGACATTAGGCAGACTGCTTTCCAAAATACAAGAGATTGCAGAAAAAGTCCAAAAAAATACATCATTTATGATTGCAGACAGGCAATTTCTCTCCCAGATGCAGGTAGCGCAAACGGTTATGACGCTGGCAGATGATGATATTGCAAAAATTCTAAACGGCAAGGTGATTCCAGGGGACAGGGTATTTTATCCGGTAAAACCACAAATTGCCACGGCCGCGCCAGTGGTACAACCAAACTTTGCTTCTCAAGTTTTTGTCTTCGCAGTTGATGCGACCGACAAATCAGATGTCGACAGAGTCTTGTTTTTGGCACAACATGTTGAAAGCAACGGGGCAAAGGCAGTATGCCTTGTTTCTGGCGCAATGCCAAAAGACCAGCAAGAGGCAATAAGCTCAAAATTCCATTCCCACATAGTAAATCTGAAAAACCCCGATGAGATTCAAAGGTGGCTTGGTGCAGCAAAAGGCATAGGCAAGATTGCGGCTGTAATCCACATCACAGGTAAGGTGCCAGAGAACATCAAGATAGTAGACACATCACGCGCGTCATGGGATGCTCTAGTTGACAAATTCATAAATACGCCTGCAACAGTACTGCAGTCCGCCTTTGAGATGTTTGTACCAGGAGGCAGAAAAGATCCACGCCTATACAAGGATGCCTTTGGCACGACTGTCATCATAGGCCCAGACATGCCCACAGGTGCAAAGATATCTGGAGCTGACAGAGCACGTGTGGAAGTATTCAGAGGGGCACTAAGGCCATTTACCACCACAGTAAATCAAGAGTTAAGCGACGTTCTCAAGTCCAAAGTAAGGTCGTTTTTAGTCTTGCCGGGAGGAGTCGACGGTAAGGAATCAGACAACAAAAAGATTGCCCATGCCATAAACTACTTTGTAACAGAGCAGGCAAGAAGCTCGTCTGAGGTAACTTTCTGCGTCGATGAAACGCGCGAATGA
- a CDS encoding metal-dependent transcriptional regulator: MEDYLEVIAELVELKGYATTLDVSRYMNVSAPSVTKMLQRLDENGYLKYEKYRGINLTQKGSNLAEAIRQKHGILLEFFEILGIEHETANQDAEGIEHHLNPKTIKQLRKFITYLKSNQKILDGFKNP, encoded by the coding sequence ATGGAAGACTATCTTGAGGTAATTGCAGAACTGGTCGAGCTAAAAGGTTATGCTACCACACTGGATGTGTCAAGATACATGAATGTGAGTGCCCCCAGTGTGACAAAGATGCTTCAAAGGCTAGATGAGAATGGTTACCTAAAGTATGAGAAATATCGTGGCATAAACCTGACACAGAAGGGAAGTAATCTTGCAGAGGCAATAAGACAAAAGCATGGAATACTGTTAGAGTTCTTTGAGATACTTGGAATAGAGCATGAAACTGCAAACCAAGACGCAGAGGGAATAGAACATCACCTTAACCCAAAGACAATCAAGCAGTTAAGAAAGTTCATCACATATCTAAAGTCAAACCAGAAAATCCTCGACGGATTTAAGAATCCTTAA
- a CDS encoding DUF192 domain-containing protein, whose product MATRAQVLIPIGIAAVIIGVIGMMSIPKDAKLEQTEFPRGLVKIDGVTLNVQIADTRPLQTRGLMFQEKLPYDQGMLFVFEDEGVRSMWMLNMQFALDVIWIDAEGNVVHIEKDAQPCKSALETMACTFTNGNEQHAKYVLEVTSGFVDKFNITENSKLEIISI is encoded by the coding sequence ATGGCAACACGTGCCCAAGTTCTCATTCCTATCGGAATAGCGGCAGTAATAATTGGCGTAATCGGTATGATGTCGATACCTAAAGACGCAAAGCTTGAGCAGACCGAATTTCCACGTGGCCTTGTGAAAATTGACGGCGTGACACTTAATGTGCAGATTGCAGACACAAGGCCGCTTCAAACGCGAGGCCTGATGTTCCAAGAAAAACTCCCCTATGATCAAGGAATGCTTTTTGTCTTTGAGGATGAAGGCGTCCGGTCCATGTGGATGCTAAATATGCAGTTTGCATTGGATGTGATATGGATTGATGCTGAAGGCAACGTGGTTCATATAGAAAAAGATGCTCAACCATGCAAATCCGCCCTTGAGACAATGGCATGTACATTTACCAATGGCAATGAGCAACACGCAAAATATGTACTAGAGGTTACTTCTGGGTTTGTAGACAAGTTTAACATAACTGAAAATTCTAAACTGGAGATCATATCAATATAG